One region of Chryseobacterium sp. C-71 genomic DNA includes:
- a CDS encoding 3-hydroxybutyryl-CoA dehydrogenase — translation MKNIVVIGAGTMGNGIAHTFAQSGFSVNLVDVSQDALDRGLKTITTNLDRIIAKGNLTEEQKSETLGNITTFTALKDAVTNADLVVEAATENQDLKLKIFAEMDEYAPENCILSTNTSSISITKIASATKRADKVIGMHFMNPVPIMKLVEIIKGYSTSKETFDAIYEMSKNLGKVPVEVNDYPGFVANRILMPMINESIETLYNGVAGVEEIDTVMKLGMAHPMGPLQLADFIGLDVCLAILNVMYDGFKNPKYAPNPLLVNMVMAGKLGVKSGEGFYDYSESKKAEKVAKMFSK, via the coding sequence ATCAAAAACATTGTAGTTATCGGGGCTGGAACCATGGGAAATGGTATTGCACACACCTTCGCACAAAGCGGTTTTAGTGTAAATTTGGTAGATGTTTCTCAGGATGCTTTAGACAGAGGATTGAAAACCATCACCACCAACCTTGACAGAATAATTGCAAAGGGAAACCTTACAGAAGAACAAAAATCAGAAACTTTAGGAAATATCACAACATTCACTGCGTTGAAAGATGCGGTTACCAATGCAGATTTAGTGGTGGAAGCAGCTACAGAAAATCAGGATTTAAAACTGAAAATCTTTGCTGAGATGGATGAGTATGCTCCTGAAAACTGCATTTTATCTACCAATACCTCTTCAATATCTATTACTAAAATTGCATCGGCAACAAAAAGAGCTGATAAAGTGATCGGAATGCACTTTATGAATCCTGTTCCTATCATGAAATTGGTTGAGATCATCAAGGGCTACTCTACTTCTAAAGAAACTTTTGATGCCATCTACGAAATGAGTAAAAATTTAGGAAAAGTTCCTGTTGAAGTAAACGACTATCCAGGGTTTGTAGCCAACAGAATCTTAATGCCGATGATTAATGAATCGATTGAAACTTTATATAATGGCGTTGCCGGAGTAGAGGAAATCGATACCGTAATGAAATTAGGGATGGCTCACCCGATGGGACCTTTGCAGTTAGCTGATTTTATTGGTCTTGACGTGTGCTTGGCAATTTTAAATGTGATGTACGATGGTTTCAAAAATCCAAAATATGCTCCGAATCCATTATTGGTAAATATGGTAATGGCCGGAAAACTGGGAGTAAAATCCGGAGAAGGTTTTTATGACTATTCTGAAAGCAAAAAAGCTGAGAAAGTGGCAAAAATGTTTTCAAAATAA